In a single window of the Jaculus jaculus isolate mJacJac1 chromosome 9, mJacJac1.mat.Y.cur, whole genome shotgun sequence genome:
- the LOC123463474 gene encoding 60S ribosomal protein L37, whose protein sequence is MTKGTSSFGKRRNKTHTLCRRCGSKAYHLQKSTCGKCGYPAKRKRKYNWSAKAKRRNTTGTGRMRHLKIVFRRFRHGFREGTTPKPKRAAVAASSSS, encoded by the coding sequence ATGACGAAGGGCACGTCGTCGTTTGGAAAGCGTCGCAATAAGACGCACACCCTGTGCCGCCGCTGTGGCTCGAAGGCCTACCACCTTCAGAAGTCGACCTGTGGCAAGTGTGGCTACCCTGCCAAGCGCAAGAGAAAGTATAACTGGAGTGCCAAGGCTAAGAGGCGAAACACTACCGGAACTGGACGAATGAGGCACCTAAAAATTGTCTTTCGGAGATTCAGGCATGGATTCCGTGAAGGAACAACACCTAAACCCAAGCGGGCAGCTGTTGCAGCATCCAGCTCATCTTAA